The following are encoded in a window of Trichomycterus rosablanca isolate fTriRos1 chromosome 13, fTriRos1.hap1, whole genome shotgun sequence genomic DNA:
- the cfap99 gene encoding cilia- and flagella-associated protein 99 isoform X2, translating into MKYSELVKEAIQVLDKYEPDKQRVDTFVDESAKILENCPSSEQKFIIDIVYGCFAHQKLLNVVVNVFYDQKGKLFLKADRNQFVVVLYITMFHLDDLGWEQFSAVIKSLDSSKMYKFLSFFLNSTNLTTWIHGEWSQIYDANYVERRWIAPLLSWQNEIDDLLDQLGKKMTKDILPRKSPKRYTEPQEFDLTKPKPRPLPVPDLISQQENTKLVPVSTYKAPKEQQFLEDIKQKNHLKAQQVLYEASTQQFRCANPEKSEKTKNIVSQIQQNLDTKLKFDTVYSSGTPATHKINNLPIRLNTTAILREGALYNRQMEEERNRLEHLMQGASEPSAFLQWQKEMREKDLHDELAQLERRRLEGKISHEEALLARQRVLEQNQHKALLKKEEKAELMRKYAEKRLEEEREMKELVHQVANGHKNSKAAKVKLQEIKKRIVKEVSEQSQEMLRQALENAQAELSRKFELIRQIRAIESVPHINQRFMDDTETGGHELLSEMSLAELRERLARLKEEERQEQEKRRQKILEEKQSREQLLLEQLDTIATRRTAAGLVTARKQVEKETKLKLNRAVSMDDRVMALQRTLEMKQQERQKIKENRKAKEKINEQIATQKVKSYTHKKQVLEEQHWLELEQTLEKQVQRAASRRNTSSSQEITT; encoded by the exons ATGAAGTACAGCGAGCTGGTAAAAGAGGCCATTCAGGTATTGGACAAGTACGAACCTGACAAGCAGCGTGTGGACACTTTTGTAGACGAATCTGCCAAGATCCTTGAG aaTTGTCCATCAAGTGAGCAGAAGTTTATCATCGACATTGTTTATGGATGTTTTGCACatcaaaagcttttaaatgttGTGGTCAATGTCTTTTACGACCAGAAgggaaaattatttttaaaggcTGATCGGAATCAATTTGTTG TTGTCTTGTACATCACCATGTTTCATCTTGATGACCTGGGTTGGGAACAGTTTAGTGCAGTGATTAAGTCACTGGACAGCTCAAAAATGTACAAA TTCCTGAGTTTCTTCTTAAATTCCACCAACCTCACCACATGGATCCATGGAGAGTGGAGTCAAATCTATGATGCTAACTATGTAGAGCGCAGATGGATAGCACCACTGTTAAG CTGGCAGAATGAGATTGACGATTTGTTAGATCAGCTTGGGAAAAAAATGACAAAGGACATCTTGCCAAGGAAATCCCCTAAGAGGTACACTGAACCTCAGGAGTTTGATCTGACAAAACCCAAACCTCGTCCACTTCCTGTTCCTGACTTGATTTCACAGCAAGAAAATACAAAGCTG GTACCTGTCAGCACATACAAGGCTCCCAAAGAACAACAGTTTTTAGAAGACATCAAACAGAAGAATCACCTGAAAGCACAG CAAGTATTGTATGAAGCAAGTACTCAACAGTTCCGATGTGCAAACCCAGAAAAGTCAGAGAAAACCAAA AACATAGTGTCCCAGATTCAGCAGAACCTGGACACCAAACTTAAATTTGACACTGTTTACTCTTCTGGAACTCCAGCTACCCATAAG ATAAACAACTTACCCATCAGACTAAACACAACAGCTATCTTGCGTGAGGGAGCATTGTATAATCGTCAGATGGAAGAGGAGCGGAACAG GCTTGAGCATCTGATGCAGGGTGCTAGTGAGCCTTCAGCATTTCTGCAGTGGCAGAAGGAGATGAGGGAGAAGGATCTCCATGATGAGCTGGCTCAGCTGGAACGCAGGAGACTAGAAGGAAAAATCAGCCATGAGGAAGCCCTGCTGGCCCGACAACGTGTCCTGGAGCAGAACCAGCACAAAGCATTGCTTAAAAAGGAAGAG AAAGCAGAGCTGATGCGCAAGTATGCAGAAAAGCGACTGGAGGAAGAAAGAGAGATGAAAGAGTTGGTGCATCAGGTGGCCAATGGCCATAAAAACTCCAAAGCTGCCAAAGTTAAACTGCAGGAGATCAAGAAACGCATTG TTAAGGAGGTTTCTGAGCAGAGCCAGGAGATGCTTCGACAGGCGCTAGAGAATGCTCAAGCTGAACTGAGTCGGAAGTTTGAGCTCATCCGTCAGATTCGGGCTATTGAGTCAGTACCTCATATTAATCAAAGGTTTATGGACGACACAGAG ACAGGTGGACACGAACTTCTCAGTGAGATGTCCCTGGCAGAACTAAGAGAACGCTTGGCCAGGCTAAAGGAGGAGGAGCGACAAGAGCAGGAAAAAAGGAGACAGAAGATCTTAGAGGAGAAGCAGAGCAGAGAACAGCTACTGCTCGAGCAGTTAGACACTATTGCTACACGCAGAACTGCCGCAGGACTTGTCACTGCACGAAA GCAGGTGGAAAAGGAaacaaaactgaagctgaaCAGAGCAGTTAGCATGGATGACAGAGTGATGGCCCTGCAGAGGACACTAGAGATGAAACAGCAGGAGAGAcagaaaattaaagaaaatcGAAAAGCCaaagaaaagataaatgaaCAGATCGCAACTCAGAAAGTCAAGAGCTACACTCATAAAAAG CAGGTACTGGAGGAGCAGCACTGGCTAGAGCTGGAGCAGACTTTAGAGAAACAAGTCCAGAGAGCAGCATCTAGAAGAAATACTTCCTCGAGTCAAGAAATAACTACATAA
- the cfap99 gene encoding cilia- and flagella-associated protein 99 isoform X1, giving the protein MKYSELVKEAIQVLDKYEPDKQRVDTFVDESAKILENCPSSEQKFIIDIVYGCFAHQKLLNVVVNVFYDQKGKLFLKADRNQFVVVLYITMFHLDDLGWEQFSAVIKSLDSSKMYKFLSFFLNSTNLTTWIHGEWSQIYDANYVERRWIAPLLSWQNEIDDLLDQLGKKMTKDILPRKSPKRYTEPQEFDLTKPKPRPLPVPDLISQQENTKLVPVSTYKAPKEQQFLEDIKQKNHLKAQQVLYEASTQQFRCANPEKSEKTKNIVSQIQQNLDTKLKFDTVYSSGTPATHKINNLPIRLNTTAILREGALYNRQMEEERNRLEHLMQGASEPSAFLQWQKEMREKDLHDELAQLERRRLEGKISHEEALLARQRVLEQNQHKALLKKEEKAELMRKYAEKRLEEEREMKELVHQVANGHKNSKAAKVKLQEIKKRIVKEVSEQSQEMLRQALENAQAELSRKFELIRQIRAIESVPHINQRFMDDTETGGHELLSEMSLAELRERLARLKEEERQEQEKRRQKILEEKQSREQLLLEQLDTIATRRTAAGLVTARKQVEKETKLKLNRAVSMDDRVMALQRTLEMKQQERQKIKENRKAKEKINEQIATQKVKSYTHKKQQVLEEQHWLELEQTLEKQVQRAASRRNTSSSQEITT; this is encoded by the exons ATGAAGTACAGCGAGCTGGTAAAAGAGGCCATTCAGGTATTGGACAAGTACGAACCTGACAAGCAGCGTGTGGACACTTTTGTAGACGAATCTGCCAAGATCCTTGAG aaTTGTCCATCAAGTGAGCAGAAGTTTATCATCGACATTGTTTATGGATGTTTTGCACatcaaaagcttttaaatgttGTGGTCAATGTCTTTTACGACCAGAAgggaaaattatttttaaaggcTGATCGGAATCAATTTGTTG TTGTCTTGTACATCACCATGTTTCATCTTGATGACCTGGGTTGGGAACAGTTTAGTGCAGTGATTAAGTCACTGGACAGCTCAAAAATGTACAAA TTCCTGAGTTTCTTCTTAAATTCCACCAACCTCACCACATGGATCCATGGAGAGTGGAGTCAAATCTATGATGCTAACTATGTAGAGCGCAGATGGATAGCACCACTGTTAAG CTGGCAGAATGAGATTGACGATTTGTTAGATCAGCTTGGGAAAAAAATGACAAAGGACATCTTGCCAAGGAAATCCCCTAAGAGGTACACTGAACCTCAGGAGTTTGATCTGACAAAACCCAAACCTCGTCCACTTCCTGTTCCTGACTTGATTTCACAGCAAGAAAATACAAAGCTG GTACCTGTCAGCACATACAAGGCTCCCAAAGAACAACAGTTTTTAGAAGACATCAAACAGAAGAATCACCTGAAAGCACAG CAAGTATTGTATGAAGCAAGTACTCAACAGTTCCGATGTGCAAACCCAGAAAAGTCAGAGAAAACCAAA AACATAGTGTCCCAGATTCAGCAGAACCTGGACACCAAACTTAAATTTGACACTGTTTACTCTTCTGGAACTCCAGCTACCCATAAG ATAAACAACTTACCCATCAGACTAAACACAACAGCTATCTTGCGTGAGGGAGCATTGTATAATCGTCAGATGGAAGAGGAGCGGAACAG GCTTGAGCATCTGATGCAGGGTGCTAGTGAGCCTTCAGCATTTCTGCAGTGGCAGAAGGAGATGAGGGAGAAGGATCTCCATGATGAGCTGGCTCAGCTGGAACGCAGGAGACTAGAAGGAAAAATCAGCCATGAGGAAGCCCTGCTGGCCCGACAACGTGTCCTGGAGCAGAACCAGCACAAAGCATTGCTTAAAAAGGAAGAG AAAGCAGAGCTGATGCGCAAGTATGCAGAAAAGCGACTGGAGGAAGAAAGAGAGATGAAAGAGTTGGTGCATCAGGTGGCCAATGGCCATAAAAACTCCAAAGCTGCCAAAGTTAAACTGCAGGAGATCAAGAAACGCATTG TTAAGGAGGTTTCTGAGCAGAGCCAGGAGATGCTTCGACAGGCGCTAGAGAATGCTCAAGCTGAACTGAGTCGGAAGTTTGAGCTCATCCGTCAGATTCGGGCTATTGAGTCAGTACCTCATATTAATCAAAGGTTTATGGACGACACAGAG ACAGGTGGACACGAACTTCTCAGTGAGATGTCCCTGGCAGAACTAAGAGAACGCTTGGCCAGGCTAAAGGAGGAGGAGCGACAAGAGCAGGAAAAAAGGAGACAGAAGATCTTAGAGGAGAAGCAGAGCAGAGAACAGCTACTGCTCGAGCAGTTAGACACTATTGCTACACGCAGAACTGCCGCAGGACTTGTCACTGCACGAAA GCAGGTGGAAAAGGAaacaaaactgaagctgaaCAGAGCAGTTAGCATGGATGACAGAGTGATGGCCCTGCAGAGGACACTAGAGATGAAACAGCAGGAGAGAcagaaaattaaagaaaatcGAAAAGCCaaagaaaagataaatgaaCAGATCGCAACTCAGAAAGTCAAGAGCTACACTCATAAAAAG CAGCAGGTACTGGAGGAGCAGCACTGGCTAGAGCTGGAGCAGACTTTAGAGAAACAAGTCCAGAGAGCAGCATCTAGAAGAAATACTTCCTCGAGTCAAGAAATAACTACATAA
- the zfyve28 gene encoding lateral signaling target protein 2 homolog isoform X1: protein MNRFRKWLYKPKRSDPQLLAQFYYADEELNQVASELDSLDGRKDPQRCTLLVNQFRSCQDNVLNIINQIMDECIPEDRANRDFCVKFPEEIRHDNLAGQLWFGAECLAAGSIIMNREIESMAMRPLAKDLTRCLEEVRNITRDQALRDLNFYTERMREALRQFDSLFAEFELSYVSAMVPVKSPKEYYVQQEVIVLFCETVERALKLGYLTQDMIDDYEPALMFTIPRLAIVCGLVVYPEGPLNLVNKAEDMSELFRPFRTLLKKIRDLLQTLTENELTTLERNLCISQDGEFPTGSNISTSEPVSSKNKSHPKEESHQREEQNEVDKVVELALCASQCEEDEVWEESKGQQEVPSEEEEDVEVDLACSMQYDEEEIEQLNMMVHRVGDHMSTLLSPPSQKPSPSHYHQKNRPSLCASSAPSSTENSPHKAPVTHHEGDERVFFMDDLEGMGGGGSFETSLEDVLQGQLVSPTTHLKPLKHTISLGDSTCSGWTVASSEPGESLDTLPLVNGWEGQQEEGEDGEEPAEVIANRTGGMKLSATVIFNPRSPSLPDLVVLPRSSEGAAHRLLNSCVCCAAGCVDTCDDSSTSDITTTDGALEFDKLKLTITSSVIQSAVGSGSGGKGDAPLALPPPPGPRLLKEENEEQQARFSHSPCCEKCLACSLSTLPSQHKDSGESANRCPRQDRACQSPTSSLANERLEKQSIENNHKCSSLQVSPLSSDTSSDCESVSVTTCSLSSSCTPSSVSSLTTSTEMSEDLDNQEIQLALHASKLVAHNKIRARFHSSSDLIHRLFVCISGVADQLQTNYASDLRSILKTLFEVMATKSDQGDTEKQKKRPRVGSAGLEDCALCQETMSSSELAAKARDGQFEDPPEWVPDEACNSCIACKAPFTVIRRKHHCRSCGKIFCSRCSSHSAPLPRYGQMKPVRVCTHCYMFHVTPFYSDRNGV, encoded by the exons ATGAACCGCTTCCGAAAGTGGCTGTATAAGCCAAAG AGGTCAGACCCACAGCTACTCGCTCAGTTCTACTATGCAGATGAAGAGCTGAACCAGGTGGCCTCGGAACTGGATAGTCTGGATGGCAGGAAGGATCCTCAGAGATGCACACTGCTCGTAAACCAGTTTCGCTCCTGCCAG gATAATGTGCTGAATATCATAAACCAGATCATGGATGAGTGTATACCAGAAGACCGAGCAAACAGAGACTTCTGTGTGAAATTTCCAGAAGAGATCCGTCATGACAACCTTGCAGGACAACTGTGGTTTGGTGCAGAG TGCCTGGCAGCTGGCTCCATCATCATGAATCGGGAAATTGAAAGCATGGCAATGCGACCACTGGCCAAAGACTTGACACGTTGTCTGGAGGAGGTGCGCAACATAACACGTGATCAAGCTCTGAGAGACCTTAATTTCTACACAGAGCGTATGAGAGAGGCGCTACGTCAGTTTGACAGCCTTTTTGCTGAGTTTGAGCTCAG TTACGTGTCAGCCATGGTGCCTGTGAAATCTCCTAAGGAGTATTACGTTCAGCAGGAAGTGATAGTGCTCTTCTGTGAGACTGTAGAGAG GGCTCTGAAGCTTGGCTATCTTACTCAAGACATGATTGATGATTATGAACCTGCTCTCATGTTTACAATCCCTCGACTAGCCATTGTCTG TGGCCTTGTAGTATATCCAGAGGGGCCCCTTAACCTGGTAAACAAAGCAGAAGATATGTCTGAACTCTTCCGACCTTTTCGCACATTACTGAAGAAAATCAG GGACCTGCTGCAAACTCTGACGGAGAATGAGTTAACAACCCTGGAGCGGAATCTGTGCATCTCACAGGATGGAGAGTTCCCCACAGGCTCTAATATCTCCACTTCAGAACCAGTCAGCTCAAAGAATAAGTCTCATCCCAAAGAAGAGTCTCATCAGAGAGAGGAGCAAAATGAGGTGGATAAAGTGGTAGAACTGGCTCTGTGTGCCTCTCAGTGTGAGGAAGATGAGGTGTGGGAAGAGAGCAAAGGCCAGCAGGAGGTCCCAAgtgaggaagaggaggatgTGGAGGTTGACCTGGCCTGCTCCATGCAGTATGATGAAGAGGAGATAGAGCAGCTTAACATGATGGTGCATCGTGTAGGTGATCACATGTCGACACTGCTCTCACCTCCAAGCCAGAAACCTTCTCCAAGCCACTATCACCAGAAGAACCGGCCCAGCCTGTGTGCATCAAGTGCACCTTCTAGTACTGAAAACTCCCCTCACAAGGCTCCTGTCACCCACCATGAAGGGGATGAACGGGTTTTTTTTATGGATGACCTGGAGGGAATGGGTGGTGGCGGCAGTTTTGAGACTAGCTTAGAAGACGTCCTCCAAGGACAGCTAGTGTCTCCTACTACACACCTCAAACCCCTAAAGCACACCATCTCTCTAGGTGACTCCACCTGCAGTGGTTGGACGGTGGCCTCTTCTGAACCTGGCGAAAGTTTAGACACATTACCGTTAGTAAATGGTTGGGAGGGACAGCAAGAAGAGGGGGAGGATGGAGAGGAACCGGCAGAGGTCATTGCTAACCGAACTGGAGGGATGAAATTGTCGGCCACGGTAATCTTCAACCCACGCTCGCCTAGCCTGCCTGACCTGGTGGTATTGCCACGATCATCCGAAGGAGCTGCCCACCGCCTGCTTAACTcctgtgtgtgctgtgctgctgGCTGTGTTGACACCTGTGACGATTCTTCTACATCAGATATCACCACTACAGATGGGGCACTTGAGTTTGACAAGCTCAAACTAACCATCACCAGCTCTGTTATCCAATCAGCAGTTGGGAGTGGTAGCGGAGGGAAGGGAGACGCACCTTTGGCCCTTCCGCCTCCGCCTGGTCCGCGATTGCTGAAGGAGGAAAATGAGGAGCAGCAAGCAAGGTTTTCACACTCACCCTGTTGTGAAAAGTGCCTTGCTTGTAGCTTAAGCACCTTGCCTTCACAACACAAAGACTCTGGAGAGTCAGCAAACAGATGTCCTCGTCAGGACAGAGCCTGTCAAAGCCCAACCAGCTCTTTAGCGAATGAAAGACTGGAAAAACAGTCCATAGAAAACAACCACAAATGCTCcag TTTACAGGTGTCACCTCTCAGTTCAGACaccagcagtgactgtgagaGTGTGTCAGTCACGACATGCAGTCTGTCCAGTTCATGCACACCCAG TTCTGTCAGTAGTCTGACCACCAGCACTGAGATGTCAGAGGATCTTGATAACCAGGAGATTCAACTGGCTCTGCATGCTTCTAAACTGGTTGCTCACAACAAAATACGTGCACGTTTCCATAGCAGTAGTGACCTCATCCATcgtctgtttgtctgcatatCAG GTGTGGCTGATCAGTTGCAAACAAACTATGCAAGTGACCTGCGGAGCATCCTTAAGACATTGTTTGAGGTCATGGCAACAAAGTCTGATCAAGGGGACACTGAGAAGCAGAAGAAAC GACCAAGAGTGGGAAGTGCTGGGTTAGAAGACTGTGCTCTTTGCCAGGAGACGATGTCCTCATCAGAGCTTGCAGCCAAGGCACGAGACGGACAGTTTGAAG ACCCTCCTGAGTGGGTTCCAGATGAGGCCTGTAACTCCTGCATTGCCTGTAAGGCTCCATTTACTGTTATTCGGAGGAAGCACCATTGTAGAAGCTGTGGAAAG ATCTTTTGCTCTCGCTGCTCTTCACACTCAGCCCCATTGCCCCgctatggtcagatgaaacctgTAAGGGTGTGCACTCACTGCTACATGTTTCACGTCACACCTTTTTACAGTGACAGGAATGGTGTTTGA
- the zfyve28 gene encoding lateral signaling target protein 2 homolog isoform X2 produces MNRFRKWLYKPKRSDPQLLAQFYYADEELNQVASELDSLDGRKDPQRCTLLVNQFRSCQDNVLNIINQIMDECIPEDRANRDFCVKFPEEIRHDNLAGQLWFGAECLAAGSIIMNREIESMAMRPLAKDLTRCLEEVRNITRDQALRDLNFYTERMREALRQFDSLFAEFELSYVSAMVPVKSPKEYYVQQEVIVLFCETVERALKLGYLTQDMIDDYEPALMFTIPRLAIVCGLVVYPEGPLNLVNKAEDMSELFRPFRTLLKKIRDLLQTLTENELTTLERNLCISQDGEFPTGSNISTSEPVSSKNKSHPKEESHQREEQNEVDKVVELALCASQCEEDEVWEESKGQQEVPSEEEEDVEVDLACSMQYDEEEIEQLNMMVHRVGDHMSTLLSPPSQKPSPSHYHQKNRPSLCASSAPSSTENSPHKAPVTHHEGDERVFFMDDLEGMGGGGSFETSLEDVLQGQLVSPTTHLKPLKHTISLGDSTCSGWTVASSEPGESLDTLPLVNGWEGQQEEGEDGEEPAEVIANRTGGMKLSATVIFNPRSPSLPDLVVLPRSSEGAAHRLLNSCVCCAAGCVDTCDDSSTSDITTTDGALEFDKLKLTITSSVIQSAVGSGSGGKGDAPLALPPPPGPRLLKEENEEQQARFSHSPCCEKCLACSLSTLPSQHKDSGESANRCPRQDRACQSPTSSLANERLEKQSIENNHKCSSLQVSPLSSDTSSDCESVSVTTCSLSSSCTPSSVSSLTTSTEMSEDLDNQEIQLALHASKLVAHNKIRARFHSSSDLIHRLFVCISGVADQLQTNYASDLRSILKTLFEVMATKSDQGDTEKQKKRPRVGSAGLEDCALCQETMSSSELAAKARDGQFEDPPEWVPDEACNSCIACKAPFTVIRRKHHCRSCGKIFCSRCSSHSAPLPRYGQMKPG; encoded by the exons ATGAACCGCTTCCGAAAGTGGCTGTATAAGCCAAAG AGGTCAGACCCACAGCTACTCGCTCAGTTCTACTATGCAGATGAAGAGCTGAACCAGGTGGCCTCGGAACTGGATAGTCTGGATGGCAGGAAGGATCCTCAGAGATGCACACTGCTCGTAAACCAGTTTCGCTCCTGCCAG gATAATGTGCTGAATATCATAAACCAGATCATGGATGAGTGTATACCAGAAGACCGAGCAAACAGAGACTTCTGTGTGAAATTTCCAGAAGAGATCCGTCATGACAACCTTGCAGGACAACTGTGGTTTGGTGCAGAG TGCCTGGCAGCTGGCTCCATCATCATGAATCGGGAAATTGAAAGCATGGCAATGCGACCACTGGCCAAAGACTTGACACGTTGTCTGGAGGAGGTGCGCAACATAACACGTGATCAAGCTCTGAGAGACCTTAATTTCTACACAGAGCGTATGAGAGAGGCGCTACGTCAGTTTGACAGCCTTTTTGCTGAGTTTGAGCTCAG TTACGTGTCAGCCATGGTGCCTGTGAAATCTCCTAAGGAGTATTACGTTCAGCAGGAAGTGATAGTGCTCTTCTGTGAGACTGTAGAGAG GGCTCTGAAGCTTGGCTATCTTACTCAAGACATGATTGATGATTATGAACCTGCTCTCATGTTTACAATCCCTCGACTAGCCATTGTCTG TGGCCTTGTAGTATATCCAGAGGGGCCCCTTAACCTGGTAAACAAAGCAGAAGATATGTCTGAACTCTTCCGACCTTTTCGCACATTACTGAAGAAAATCAG GGACCTGCTGCAAACTCTGACGGAGAATGAGTTAACAACCCTGGAGCGGAATCTGTGCATCTCACAGGATGGAGAGTTCCCCACAGGCTCTAATATCTCCACTTCAGAACCAGTCAGCTCAAAGAATAAGTCTCATCCCAAAGAAGAGTCTCATCAGAGAGAGGAGCAAAATGAGGTGGATAAAGTGGTAGAACTGGCTCTGTGTGCCTCTCAGTGTGAGGAAGATGAGGTGTGGGAAGAGAGCAAAGGCCAGCAGGAGGTCCCAAgtgaggaagaggaggatgTGGAGGTTGACCTGGCCTGCTCCATGCAGTATGATGAAGAGGAGATAGAGCAGCTTAACATGATGGTGCATCGTGTAGGTGATCACATGTCGACACTGCTCTCACCTCCAAGCCAGAAACCTTCTCCAAGCCACTATCACCAGAAGAACCGGCCCAGCCTGTGTGCATCAAGTGCACCTTCTAGTACTGAAAACTCCCCTCACAAGGCTCCTGTCACCCACCATGAAGGGGATGAACGGGTTTTTTTTATGGATGACCTGGAGGGAATGGGTGGTGGCGGCAGTTTTGAGACTAGCTTAGAAGACGTCCTCCAAGGACAGCTAGTGTCTCCTACTACACACCTCAAACCCCTAAAGCACACCATCTCTCTAGGTGACTCCACCTGCAGTGGTTGGACGGTGGCCTCTTCTGAACCTGGCGAAAGTTTAGACACATTACCGTTAGTAAATGGTTGGGAGGGACAGCAAGAAGAGGGGGAGGATGGAGAGGAACCGGCAGAGGTCATTGCTAACCGAACTGGAGGGATGAAATTGTCGGCCACGGTAATCTTCAACCCACGCTCGCCTAGCCTGCCTGACCTGGTGGTATTGCCACGATCATCCGAAGGAGCTGCCCACCGCCTGCTTAACTcctgtgtgtgctgtgctgctgGCTGTGTTGACACCTGTGACGATTCTTCTACATCAGATATCACCACTACAGATGGGGCACTTGAGTTTGACAAGCTCAAACTAACCATCACCAGCTCTGTTATCCAATCAGCAGTTGGGAGTGGTAGCGGAGGGAAGGGAGACGCACCTTTGGCCCTTCCGCCTCCGCCTGGTCCGCGATTGCTGAAGGAGGAAAATGAGGAGCAGCAAGCAAGGTTTTCACACTCACCCTGTTGTGAAAAGTGCCTTGCTTGTAGCTTAAGCACCTTGCCTTCACAACACAAAGACTCTGGAGAGTCAGCAAACAGATGTCCTCGTCAGGACAGAGCCTGTCAAAGCCCAACCAGCTCTTTAGCGAATGAAAGACTGGAAAAACAGTCCATAGAAAACAACCACAAATGCTCcag TTTACAGGTGTCACCTCTCAGTTCAGACaccagcagtgactgtgagaGTGTGTCAGTCACGACATGCAGTCTGTCCAGTTCATGCACACCCAG TTCTGTCAGTAGTCTGACCACCAGCACTGAGATGTCAGAGGATCTTGATAACCAGGAGATTCAACTGGCTCTGCATGCTTCTAAACTGGTTGCTCACAACAAAATACGTGCACGTTTCCATAGCAGTAGTGACCTCATCCATcgtctgtttgtctgcatatCAG GTGTGGCTGATCAGTTGCAAACAAACTATGCAAGTGACCTGCGGAGCATCCTTAAGACATTGTTTGAGGTCATGGCAACAAAGTCTGATCAAGGGGACACTGAGAAGCAGAAGAAAC GACCAAGAGTGGGAAGTGCTGGGTTAGAAGACTGTGCTCTTTGCCAGGAGACGATGTCCTCATCAGAGCTTGCAGCCAAGGCACGAGACGGACAGTTTGAAG ACCCTCCTGAGTGGGTTCCAGATGAGGCCTGTAACTCCTGCATTGCCTGTAAGGCTCCATTTACTGTTATTCGGAGGAAGCACCATTGTAGAAGCTGTGGAAAG ATCTTTTGCTCTCGCTGCTCTTCACACTCAGCCCCATTGCCCCgctatggtcagatgaaacct GGCTAA